In one Sulfitobacter sp. LCG007 genomic region, the following are encoded:
- a CDS encoding isovaleryl-CoA dehydrogenase, with the protein MFDATMRFDLGEDVNALREMVHRWAQERVRPMAAQVDTQNEFPSELWAEMGELGLLGITVGEEYGGAAMGYLAHVIAVEEIARASASVSLSYGAHSNLCVNQIKLNGTDAQKRKYLPGLISGEHVGALAMSEAGAGSDVVSMKLRAEKRNDHYRLSGNKYWITNGPDATTLVVYAKTDPEAGSKGITAFLIEKSMKGFSTSRHFDKLGMRGSNTAELIFEDVEVPFENVLGEEGKGVRVLMSGLDYERVVLAGIGLGIMAACLDEVMPYMAERKQFGQPVGSFQLMQGKIADMYTAMNSARAYVYEVAKACDRGDVTRQDAAACCLYASEEAMKQAHQAVQAMGGAGFLNDAPVARIFRDAKLMEIGAGTSEIRRMLVGRELMGAMK; encoded by the coding sequence ATGTTCGACGCGACGATGAGGTTCGACCTCGGAGAGGACGTGAACGCCCTGCGCGAGATGGTGCATCGCTGGGCGCAGGAGCGTGTGCGCCCGATGGCGGCGCAGGTCGATACGCAGAACGAGTTTCCCTCCGAGCTCTGGGCCGAGATGGGCGAGCTTGGCCTGCTGGGCATCACCGTGGGGGAGGAATACGGCGGGGCGGCCATGGGCTATCTCGCCCATGTGATCGCCGTCGAGGAAATCGCGCGGGCCTCGGCCTCCGTCTCGCTTTCCTACGGGGCGCATTCGAACCTCTGCGTGAACCAGATCAAGCTGAACGGCACCGACGCGCAGAAACGGAAATATCTGCCGGGACTGATTTCCGGTGAGCATGTCGGCGCGCTTGCAATGTCCGAGGCGGGTGCGGGCTCGGACGTCGTCTCGATGAAACTGCGCGCCGAGAAACGCAACGATCACTACCGCCTGAGCGGCAACAAGTACTGGATCACGAACGGCCCCGATGCCACCACGCTCGTCGTCTACGCCAAGACCGACCCCGAAGCCGGGTCCAAGGGCATCACGGCCTTCCTGATCGAGAAGTCGATGAAGGGCTTCTCGACCAGCCGGCATTTCGACAAGCTGGGGATGCGCGGGTCCAACACTGCGGAGCTCATCTTCGAGGATGTCGAGGTGCCCTTCGAGAATGTGCTCGGCGAGGAAGGCAAGGGCGTGCGCGTGCTGATGTCGGGCCTCGACTACGAGCGTGTCGTGCTGGCGGGTATCGGGCTCGGGATCATGGCGGCCTGCCTCGACGAGGTCATGCCCTACATGGCCGAGCGCAAACAGTTCGGACAGCCGGTCGGTTCCTTCCAGCTCATGCAGGGCAAGATCGCGGACATGTACACGGCGATGAATTCGGCCCGTGCCTATGTCTATGAGGTTGCCAAGGCCTGCGACAGGGGTGACGTGACGCGACAGGACGCGGCGGCCTGTTGTCTTTATGCCTCTGAAGAGGCAATGAAACAGGCGCATCAGGCCGTTCAGGCGATGGGCGGCGCGGGGTTCCTGAACGACGCCCCGGTGGCGCGCATCTTCCGCGACGCGAAGCTGATGGAAATAGGCGCCGGCACCAGCGAAATTCGCCGGATGCTTGTGGGCCGCGAACTCATGGGAGCCATGAAATGA
- a CDS encoding biotin carboxylase N-terminal domain-containing protein yields the protein MFDRILIANRGEIACRVIETARKLGVRTVAVYSDADAGARHVAMADRAVRIGGPAPADSYLRGDAIIEAALATGAQAIHPGYGFLSENPDFVEAIEAAGLTFIGPSAKAIRAMGLKDAAKALMSEAGVPVVPGYHGAGQDDALLAAEAKKIGYPVLIKAVAGGGGKGMRLVEKAGAFADALESARSEARKAFGNADVLVEKFVTRPRHIEVQVFGDGTRAVHLFERDCSLQRRHQKVIEEAPAPGMTAEMRDAMGAAAVRAAEAIGYAGAGTIEFIVDASEGLRPDRFWFMEMNTRLQVEHPVTEMITGVDLVEWQLRVAAGEGLPLRQEDLSIRGHAFEARLYAEDVPKGFLPATGTLTHLVFAPGARADSGVLAGDLISPWYDPMIAKLIVHGPTREIALSRLRAALEETQVAGTVTNLAFLGALAGHEGFKAGDVDTGLIGRDLETLAAAPAVEPRHMVAAAMTALGLVETDDETGFVLWRPLRHRADLLWQGEPFSAFVRIEAPDRQRWQVGEATLVAQRHGDGWDIEGVAMPPVAVAGRIVTVFDRYGISFEVADPLARASGAAGDGNVIEAPMPGLVKWLGAEVGQTVHEGDRLAVLEAMKMEHALLAARDGVIAEVLSEAGAQVEAGAALIRLEAE from the coding sequence ATGTTTGACAGGATCCTCATCGCAAACCGGGGCGAAATCGCGTGCCGCGTGATCGAGACGGCCCGCAAGCTGGGTGTGCGCACCGTCGCCGTCTACTCGGATGCCGATGCCGGAGCCCGGCATGTGGCGATGGCCGACCGGGCGGTGCGCATCGGCGGACCGGCACCCGCCGACAGCTACCTGCGGGGCGATGCGATCATCGAGGCCGCGCTCGCGACAGGGGCGCAGGCGATCCATCCCGGATACGGCTTTCTCAGCGAGAACCCGGATTTCGTCGAGGCCATCGAGGCGGCGGGACTGACCTTCATCGGCCCCTCGGCCAAGGCGATCCGGGCGATGGGCCTGAAGGACGCGGCCAAGGCGCTCATGAGCGAGGCGGGCGTGCCGGTGGTGCCGGGCTATCACGGCGCGGGGCAGGACGACGCATTGCTGGCCGCAGAGGCCAAAAAGATCGGCTATCCGGTGCTGATCAAGGCCGTGGCGGGTGGCGGCGGCAAGGGGATGCGGCTTGTCGAGAAGGCAGGCGCATTCGCGGACGCGCTGGAAAGCGCACGCTCGGAGGCGCGCAAGGCTTTCGGAAACGCGGACGTGCTGGTGGAGAAATTCGTCACGCGTCCGCGCCACATAGAGGTGCAGGTCTTCGGCGACGGGACGCGGGCCGTGCATCTCTTCGAGCGCGACTGCTCGCTCCAGCGCCGTCACCAGAAGGTGATCGAGGAGGCGCCCGCGCCGGGCATGACCGCGGAAATGCGCGATGCCATGGGCGCGGCGGCAGTGCGCGCTGCCGAGGCCATCGGCTATGCCGGGGCCGGCACCATCGAATTCATCGTGGACGCCTCCGAAGGACTGCGGCCCGACCGCTTCTGGTTCATGGAGATGAACACGCGGCTTCAGGTCGAACATCCCGTGACGGAGATGATTACCGGCGTCGATCTGGTCGAGTGGCAGCTCCGGGTGGCGGCAGGCGAGGGGCTGCCGCTGCGCCAGGAGGATCTGTCGATCCGGGGCCATGCCTTCGAGGCGCGGCTTTACGCCGAGGACGTGCCGAAAGGCTTCCTGCCTGCGACCGGGACCTTGACGCATCTTGTCTTCGCCCCCGGCGCACGGGCCGACAGCGGCGTTCTGGCAGGCGACCTCATCAGCCCCTGGTACGACCCGATGATCGCCAAGCTGATCGTTCACGGGCCCACCCGCGAGATCGCCCTGTCCCGCCTGCGCGCGGCGCTGGAGGAGACGCAGGTCGCCGGCACCGTGACCAACCTAGCCTTTCTCGGCGCGCTCGCGGGGCATGAGGGTTTCAAGGCGGGCGATGTCGACACCGGGCTGATCGGTCGCGACCTTGAAACGCTTGCCGCGGCGCCTGCGGTCGAGCCGCGCCACATGGTCGCCGCCGCGATGACCGCGCTGGGACTGGTCGAGACCGACGACGAAACCGGATTCGTCCTGTGGCGCCCCTTGCGGCACCGGGCGGACCTGCTCTGGCAGGGCGAGCCGTTCAGCGCCTTCGTGCGCATCGAGGCGCCGGACCGCCAGCGCTGGCAGGTCGGCGAGGCCACGCTTGTCGCGCAGCGGCACGGCGATGGCTGGGACATTGAAGGTGTCGCGATGCCACCGGTGGCGGTTGCGGGGCGGATCGTGACGGTCTTCGACCGCTACGGAATATCCTTCGAGGTCGCCGACCCGCTTGCCCGTGCGTCCGGTGCGGCGGGAGATGGCAACGTGATCGAGGCGCCGATGCCGGGCCTCGTCAAATGGCTCGGCGCCGAGGTCGGCCAGACGGTCCACGAGGGCGACCGGCTCGCGGTGCTGGAGGCGATGAAGATGGAGCATGCGCTTCTGGCCGCACGCGATGGCGTGATCGCCGAGGTGCTGTCCGAGGCCGGCGCGCAGGTCGAGGCCGGCGCGGCCCTGATCCGGCTGGAAGCGGAATGA
- a CDS encoding lysozyme inhibitor LprI family protein — protein sequence MKTVPVLLLLLAGSPLAAQDLSYSDDATVQCLEAASDDTARRACIGAAAELCMEETDGGSTTPVMGGCLDRERSYWDDRLNASYGEAKDYAAEFDAGNGSEGALGNALVKMQRAWIPFRDSACAFEAAQWSNGTGAGPAATACLMQITAEQTLRIESAMQE from the coding sequence ATGAAGACCGTACCTGTCCTGCTGCTGCTGCTGGCGGGGAGCCCCCTGGCTGCGCAGGACCTTTCCTACTCGGACGACGCGACTGTCCAGTGCCTCGAGGCAGCGTCAGACGACACCGCGCGCCGTGCCTGTATCGGCGCTGCAGCAGAGCTCTGCATGGAAGAGACCGATGGCGGCTCCACCACGCCCGTCATGGGCGGATGTCTTGATCGCGAACGCAGCTATTGGGACGACCGGCTCAACGCGTCCTATGGCGAGGCCAAGGATTACGCGGCCGAGTTCGACGCCGGCAACGGATCCGAAGGTGCTCTGGGCAATGCCCTGGTCAAGATGCAGCGCGCCTGGATTCCCTTCCGGGACAGCGCCTGCGCCTTCGAAGCCGCACAATGGAGCAACGGAACAGGCGCGGGGCCGGCGGCGACCGCCTGCCTGATGCAGATCACCGCGGAACAGACCCTGCGCATCGAAAGCGCGATGCAGGAGTGA
- a CDS encoding carboxyl transferase domain-containing protein — protein sequence MKLVSHALSNSESFRANREAHLAALAQIAHAAEAAAMGGGEKARERHVSRGKMLPRERVAGLIDPGSPFLEIGATAAHGLYDGAAPCAGVVACVGRVMGQEVMVVCNDATVKGGTYYPMTVKKHLRAQEIAEQNNLPCIYLVDSGGANLPNQDEVFPDRDHFGRIFYNQARMSAKGIPQIAVVMGSCTAGGAYVPAMSDVTIIVRDQGTIFLAGPPLVKAATGEVVSAEDLGGGDVHTRLSGVADYLAEDDAHALALARRAVAGLNRCKPSAVQMQTPEEPAYDPEEILGVVPADLRTPYDIREVIARLVDASHFDEFKPRFGETLVCGFAHVKGCPVGIVANNGVLFSESAQKGAHFVELCSMRRIPLVFLQNITGFMVGRRYENEGIARHGAKMVTAVACTEVPKITMLVGGSFGAGNYGMAGRAYSPRFMWTWPNSRISVMGGAQAAGVLATVRRDALERAGKEWSAEEEAAFRQPTIDMFEEQSHPLYASARLWDDGVIDPRKSRDVLALSLSAALNAPIPETRFGVFRM from the coding sequence ATGAAGCTCGTCTCTCATGCCCTGTCGAACTCGGAGAGCTTCCGGGCCAACCGCGAGGCGCATCTCGCGGCTTTGGCGCAGATCGCCCATGCCGCGGAGGCAGCGGCGATGGGCGGCGGCGAGAAGGCGCGAGAACGCCATGTCTCGCGCGGGAAGATGCTGCCCCGGGAGCGGGTCGCGGGTCTTATCGATCCCGGGTCGCCCTTCCTCGAGATCGGGGCGACGGCGGCACACGGGCTTTATGACGGCGCGGCGCCCTGTGCGGGTGTGGTGGCCTGCGTGGGCCGTGTGATGGGCCAGGAGGTCATGGTCGTCTGCAACGACGCGACCGTGAAGGGCGGCACCTACTATCCGATGACGGTCAAGAAGCACTTGCGGGCCCAGGAAATCGCCGAGCAGAACAATCTGCCCTGCATCTATCTGGTGGATTCGGGCGGTGCGAACCTGCCGAACCAGGACGAGGTGTTTCCGGACCGGGATCATTTCGGACGCATTTTCTACAATCAGGCCCGGATGAGCGCGAAGGGCATCCCGCAGATCGCCGTGGTCATGGGCTCCTGCACCGCCGGGGGTGCCTATGTACCCGCGATGTCGGACGTGACCATCATCGTGCGTGATCAGGGAACGATCTTTCTGGCCGGTCCGCCGCTGGTGAAGGCGGCGACGGGCGAGGTGGTCTCGGCCGAGGACCTCGGCGGGGGCGACGTGCACACGCGGCTTTCCGGTGTAGCGGACTACCTGGCCGAGGATGACGCGCATGCCCTGGCCCTGGCGCGGCGCGCGGTTGCGGGGCTGAACCGCTGCAAGCCCAGCGCGGTGCAGATGCAGACGCCCGAAGAACCGGCCTATGACCCGGAAGAGATCCTCGGCGTGGTACCCGCCGATCTGCGCACCCCGTACGACATCCGCGAGGTGATCGCGCGGCTGGTGGACGCGTCGCACTTCGACGAGTTCAAGCCGCGTTTCGGCGAGACGCTGGTCTGCGGTTTCGCGCATGTGAAGGGGTGTCCGGTCGGCATCGTCGCCAACAACGGCGTCCTCTTCTCGGAGAGCGCCCAGAAGGGCGCGCATTTCGTCGAACTCTGCTCCATGCGGCGCATCCCGCTTGTCTTCCTTCAGAACATCACCGGCTTCATGGTTGGCCGCAGATACGAAAACGAGGGCATCGCGCGGCACGGGGCCAAGATGGTCACCGCTGTGGCCTGTACCGAAGTGCCCAAGATCACCATGCTCGTGGGCGGCTCCTTCGGGGCCGGGAACTACGGCATGGCGGGACGTGCCTACAGCCCCCGCTTCATGTGGACATGGCCCAATTCGCGCATCTCCGTCATGGGCGGCGCGCAGGCAGCGGGCGTGCTGGCCACGGTGCGCCGGGACGCGCTGGAACGCGCCGGCAAGGAATGGTCCGCCGAAGAAGAGGCGGCCTTCCGGCAGCCCACCATCGACATGTTCGAGGAACAGTCCCACCCGCTCTATGCGTCCGCACGGCTCTGGGACGATGGCGTGATCGATCCGCGCAAATCCCGCGACGTGCTGGCCTTGTCGCTTTCGGCTGCGCTGAACGCGCCGATCCCGGAAACGCGCTTCGGCGTGTTCAGGATGTGA
- the glmU gene encoding bifunctional UDP-N-acetylglucosamine diphosphorylase/glucosamine-1-phosphate N-acetyltransferase GlmU, translated as MPAALVILAAGKGTRMNSELPKVLHQLAGAPLLVHAMAAGAALEPEHVVVVAGHGLDEVRRTALEHDENARVVEQAEQLGTGHAVAQAGPALDGFDGTVLVLFGDTPFVRPETLRDMARAAEERDVVFLGFEAADPGRYGRLVMSGDRLERIVEFKDATEAERAITLCNSGVVACRSSLLFDLLSALGNENAQGEYYLTDIAEIANGRGLAVGAVTCDEAETLGINSRAELAHAEALFQSRARAEAFEDGVTMIAPDTVYFAFDTVLGRDAVIEPNVIFGPGVTVESGARIRAFSHLEGCHVAQRATVGPFARLRPGAELSEDVHIGNFVEIKNARIDSGAKVNHLSYIGDAFVGEKSNIGAGTITCNYDGVMKHHTHIGARAFIGSNTMLVAPVSIGDGAMTGSGSVITSDVEPDALALARAPQVEKPGRAAKLLQILKARKARAQRGS; from the coding sequence ATGCCCGCAGCCCTCGTCATCCTCGCCGCCGGCAAAGGCACAAGGATGAACTCCGAATTGCCCAAGGTCCTGCACCAGCTTGCCGGGGCACCCCTGCTGGTGCATGCGATGGCCGCGGGCGCCGCGCTCGAGCCCGAGCATGTGGTGGTGGTCGCGGGTCACGGCCTCGACGAGGTCCGCAGAACGGCGCTTGAACATGACGAGAACGCGCGCGTCGTCGAGCAGGCCGAGCAGCTTGGCACCGGACATGCGGTCGCACAGGCCGGGCCCGCGCTCGACGGGTTCGACGGTACCGTGCTGGTGCTCTTCGGAGACACGCCGTTCGTACGGCCCGAGACCCTGCGGGACATGGCGCGGGCGGCCGAGGAACGCGACGTGGTGTTTCTGGGCTTCGAGGCCGCCGACCCCGGCCGCTACGGACGTCTGGTGATGTCGGGTGACAGGCTCGAGAGGATCGTCGAATTCAAGGACGCGACCGAAGCGGAGCGCGCGATAACGCTTTGCAACAGCGGCGTCGTGGCGTGCCGGTCCTCGCTCCTGTTCGATCTGCTTTCGGCGCTCGGCAATGAGAATGCGCAGGGCGAATACTACCTGACGGACATCGCCGAAATCGCGAATGGACGCGGTCTGGCGGTCGGCGCGGTCACATGTGACGAGGCCGAAACGCTGGGCATCAACTCGCGCGCCGAGCTTGCGCATGCCGAAGCCCTTTTCCAGTCACGTGCCCGGGCCGAGGCGTTCGAGGACGGCGTCACGATGATCGCGCCGGACACGGTCTATTTCGCCTTTGACACCGTGCTGGGACGCGACGCGGTGATCGAGCCGAACGTGATCTTCGGCCCCGGCGTGACGGTGGAGTCCGGCGCACGGATCCGCGCCTTCTCGCATCTTGAAGGCTGCCATGTCGCCCAGCGTGCAACGGTCGGCCCATTTGCCCGTTTGCGCCCCGGGGCGGAGCTGTCCGAAGACGTCCATATCGGCAATTTCGTCGAAATCAAGAATGCTCGCATCGACAGCGGCGCCAAGGTGAACCATCTGAGCTACATAGGTGACGCCTTCGTGGGCGAAAAGTCCAACATCGGCGCCGGCACCATCACCTGCAACTACGACGGCGTGATGAAGCATCACACACATATCGGCGCGCGCGCCTTCATCGGCTCGAACACGATGCTCGTGGCCCCGGTGAGCATCGGAGACGGCGCGATGACGGGCAGCGGTTCGGTTATCACGTCGGACGTGGAACCCGATGCGCTGGCCCTTGCCCGGGCGCCGCAGGTCGAAAAGCCGGGACGCGCGGCCAAATTGTTGCAAATTCTCAAGGCTCGCAAGGCCAGGGCGCAGAGAGGCAGCTAG
- a CDS encoding DegT/DnrJ/EryC1/StrS family aminotransferase produces the protein MNEVFTGSFTQQEPIPEAGIEAALRVLRSGRLHRYNTVQGEQGEVALLEQEFAAYVGARYCLAVASGGYAMATALRAVGVRPGDKVLSNAFTLAPVPGAIAAVGAVPVFVGVTESLTIDLDDLAAKASAADVLLLSHMRGHLCDMGRLVEICDAAGITVIEDCAHTMGASWDGVPSGRHGRVGCYSCQTYKHMNSGEGGLLVTDDAEVATRAVMLSGSYMLYERHLAAPPPEAFETIRYETPNISGRMDNLRAAILRPQLADLDTQCRRWNERYRMLEAGLRDTPGLTIVQRPEKETIVGSSFQFLLLDWAEAAMREVVARCGGRGVELKWFGAAEPVAFTSRYDSWRYVESPRMPGSDRILAGILDMRVPLTFSLEDCALIARIIRAEVGAVFQAQSVPGA, from the coding sequence ATGAACGAGGTCTTCACCGGCAGCTTCACCCAGCAGGAGCCGATCCCGGAAGCGGGAATCGAGGCGGCCCTGCGCGTGCTGCGCAGCGGACGGCTGCATCGCTACAATACGGTACAGGGCGAGCAGGGCGAGGTCGCGCTGCTGGAACAGGAATTCGCAGCCTATGTGGGTGCGAGATATTGCCTCGCCGTGGCGTCGGGCGGATACGCGATGGCGACGGCCCTGCGCGCGGTCGGCGTCAGGCCCGGCGACAAGGTCCTTTCCAACGCCTTCACGCTTGCGCCGGTGCCGGGCGCGATCGCGGCGGTGGGCGCCGTCCCCGTCTTCGTTGGCGTGACGGAAAGCCTGACCATCGACCTGGACGATCTGGCCGCGAAGGCGTCAGCGGCGGACGTGCTGCTGCTGAGCCACATGCGGGGACATCTCTGCGACATGGGCCGGCTCGTCGAGATCTGCGATGCGGCGGGCATCACCGTGATCGAGGATTGCGCCCATACGATGGGGGCGTCCTGGGACGGAGTGCCGTCCGGGCGGCATGGTCGTGTGGGCTGTTATTCCTGCCAGACCTACAAGCACATGAATTCCGGCGAGGGCGGGCTGCTTGTCACCGACGACGCGGAAGTGGCGACCCGGGCCGTGATGCTGTCGGGGTCGTACATGCTTTACGAGCGCCATCTCGCCGCGCCGCCGCCAGAAGCGTTCGAGACCATCCGCTACGAGACCCCCAACATTTCCGGGCGCATGGACAATCTGCGCGCCGCGATCCTGCGGCCTCAGCTCGCCGATCTCGACACGCAGTGCCGTCGCTGGAACGAGCGCTACAGGATGCTGGAGGCGGGGCTGCGCGACACGCCCGGCCTGACAATCGTTCAGCGCCCGGAGAAAGAGACCATCGTGGGCTCCTCTTTCCAGTTCCTGCTGCTCGACTGGGCGGAAGCTGCGATGCGCGAGGTGGTCGCGCGCTGTGGCGGACGGGGCGTCGAACTCAAGTGGTTCGGAGCCGCGGAACCGGTGGCGTTCACCAGCCGGTACGATTCGTGGCGTTACGTGGAAAGCCCGCGGATGCCGGGGTCTGACCGGATCCTTGCGGGCATTCTGGACATGCGTGTACCTCTGACCTTCTCTCTGGAAGATTGCGCCCTCATCGCGCGCATCATCCGCGCCGAGGTCGGCGCTGTCTTCCAGGCTCAGTCCGTGCCGGGCGCGTAA
- a CDS encoding pyridoxamine 5'-phosphate oxidase family protein: MSTDLKEEFWNRMEDVNAGMLAAGDHRSVPMSHIAREDDNALWFITANGTGVADAAKSRSAGEYIVSAADAKLYARIDGSLEEVHDKEKLDELWSVVASAWFEEGEDDPDVCLVKFQPRTAEVWATDGGAKFLYEIAKANLSKEAKPDMGDHGTVTF; the protein is encoded by the coding sequence ATGAGTACCGACCTGAAAGAAGAATTCTGGAACCGGATGGAAGACGTCAACGCCGGGATGCTGGCTGCCGGCGATCATCGTTCCGTGCCGATGTCCCATATTGCTCGCGAGGATGACAACGCGCTGTGGTTCATCACCGCCAATGGCACAGGCGTCGCTGATGCCGCGAAGTCACGAAGCGCGGGCGAATACATCGTGAGCGCGGCCGATGCGAAGCTGTACGCGCGCATCGACGGATCGCTCGAAGAGGTCCACGACAAGGAAAAGCTCGACGAATTGTGGTCGGTTGTCGCCTCGGCGTGGTTCGAGGAAGGCGAGGACGACCCGGACGTCTGCCTTGTGAAGTTCCAGCCCCGGACCGCCGAGGTTTGGGCCACGGACGGGGGCGCGAAATTCCTGTATGAGATCGCCAAGGCGAATCTCAGCAAGGAGGCGAAACCCGACATGGGCGATCATGGGACGGTAACGTTTTGA
- a CDS encoding HAD-IA family hydrolase, producing the protein MKTVIFDLDGTLADTSGDLIAAANLCFREMGERDMLDPQRDAGTALRGGRAMLKLGMERLGRGEDVAAIDRNYPILLEAYGSAIDVHTRLYPGAMEAVATLKDLGYGVGICTNKPEALAELLLRRLGVRDVFASMVGADTLATRKPDPAPLFEAARRAGGDPAQCLLVGDSDTDRNTARAAGVPCILVTFGPSGKNMATLGPEALIGEYSELPETVARLLA; encoded by the coding sequence ATGAAGACGGTCATATTCGACCTCGACGGGACGCTGGCGGATACCAGCGGCGATCTGATCGCCGCAGCGAACCTTTGCTTCCGCGAAATGGGCGAGCGCGACATGCTCGACCCGCAGCGGGATGCGGGAACTGCGCTGAGGGGAGGGCGCGCCATGCTGAAGCTCGGGATGGAGCGGCTGGGGCGCGGCGAGGACGTGGCTGCGATCGACCGGAACTATCCGATCCTGCTCGAGGCCTATGGCAGCGCCATAGATGTGCATACACGGCTTTATCCCGGCGCGATGGAGGCGGTCGCTACGCTGAAGGACCTCGGCTACGGCGTCGGCATCTGCACCAACAAGCCGGAGGCGCTGGCCGAGTTGCTGCTGCGCCGGCTGGGGGTGCGCGACGTCTTCGCCTCGATGGTCGGGGCCGACACGCTGGCGACGCGCAAGCCGGACCCCGCACCGCTATTCGAGGCGGCGCGGCGCGCGGGCGGCGATCCGGCGCAATGTCTGCTCGTGGGCGACAGCGACACCGACAGGAACACGGCGCGGGCAGCCGGGGTGCCCTGCATACTGGTGACCTTCGGGCCCTCGGGCAAGAACATGGCTACGCTTGGGCCCGAGGCGCTGATCGGCGAATATTCGGAACTGCCGGAGACGGTCGCGCGTCTACTGGCTTGA
- a CDS encoding CreA family protein → MGKIAAAGVLLAAGCLAASAEQVGEIGVDWVGNDIVIEAVQDPEVKGVTCHIAYFDRSVIDRISNGNWFEDPSNSSISCRQTGPIELGDIDRSEGGEDVFRTSRSIILKSLRIKRVFDEANRTLIYVAHSRELTQGSAKVSISTVPLYAPGTD, encoded by the coding sequence ATCGGAAAAATTGCGGCCGCGGGCGTCCTGCTCGCGGCTGGCTGCCTTGCGGCATCGGCCGAGCAGGTCGGTGAGATCGGCGTGGACTGGGTCGGCAACGATATCGTTATCGAGGCTGTTCAGGACCCCGAGGTGAAGGGCGTCACCTGCCACATCGCATATTTCGACAGGTCCGTCATAGACCGGATATCCAACGGCAACTGGTTCGAGGATCCCTCAAACAGTTCGATCTCATGCCGTCAGACCGGCCCGATAGAGCTTGGCGACATCGACCGCTCGGAAGGGGGCGAAGACGTCTTCCGCACCAGCCGGTCCATCATCCTCAAGTCGCTTCGCATCAAGCGCGTGTTCGACGAAGCCAACCGGACCCTGATCTATGTGGCCCATTCGCGGGAACTGACCCAGGGGTCGGCGAAGGTATCGATATCGACCGTACCGCTTTACGCGCCCGGCACGGACTGA